One genomic segment of Arcobacter porcinus includes these proteins:
- the hypD gene encoding hydrogenase formation protein HypD, translated as MKNSLELKDLYDGFRDAKTIKAFKKLIDDELKDYPKTINIMEVCGGHTHTIMKYGIPQIMDKKINFIHGPGCPVCVMPKDRIDSAYTLSLQKDVILVTLGDMIKVPGSLGSLQDARSKGAYVRFVYSPLDCLKIASENRDKIIIFFAIGFETTTPMTCALIEQVIKNDIKNILFSINHITVPEVMRVLVDDENCKIDAFLGPSHVSVISGSKIYEEFPLKYNKPVVVAGFEPVDVMQSIYMIVKQFKEQRANLEIEYKRLVSYDGNIKAQELINRYFKKVPFKFRGIGEVENSGYELKDELENYNAKIVYKNILPTHEVKENKVCRCPEILKGVAKPTDCKIFGTVCNPANPIGSCMVSSEGACSAYYKYGNLLK; from the coding sequence ATGAAAAATAGTTTAGAATTAAAAGATTTATATGATGGTTTTAGAGATGCAAAAACAATAAAAGCATTTAAAAAACTAATAGATGATGAGTTAAAAGATTATCCTAAAACTATAAATATTATGGAGGTTTGTGGAGGGCATACTCATACAATTATGAAGTATGGAATACCACAAATTATGGATAAAAAAATTAATTTTATTCATGGACCTGGTTGCCCTGTTTGTGTTATGCCAAAAGATAGAATTGATAGTGCATATACTTTAAGTTTACAAAAAGATGTGATACTTGTAACGCTTGGAGATATGATAAAAGTTCCTGGAAGCCTTGGTAGTTTACAAGATGCTAGAAGCAAAGGTGCTTATGTAAGATTTGTCTATTCTCCACTTGATTGTTTGAAAATTGCTAGTGAAAATAGAGATAAAATTATAATCTTTTTTGCAATTGGTTTTGAAACAACAACTCCTATGACTTGTGCTTTAATTGAACAAGTTATTAAAAATGATATTAAAAATATTCTATTTTCTATAAACCATATTACAGTTCCTGAGGTTATGAGAGTTTTAGTAGATGATGAAAATTGTAAGATAGATGCTTTTTTAGGACCATCTCATGTAAGTGTTATTAGTGGAAGTAAAATTTATGAAGAGTTTCCTTTAAAGTACAATAAACCTGTTGTTGTAGCTGGTTTTGAGCCAGTTGATGTGATGCAAAGTATTTATATGATTGTAAAACAGTTTAAGGAACAAAGAGCAAATCTTGAAATAGAGTATAAAAGGCTTGTTTCTTATGATGGAAATATAAAAGCTCAAGAGCTTATAAATAGATACTTCAAAAAAGTTCCTTTTAAATTTAGAGGAATTGGCGAAGTAGAAAATAGTGGATATGAGTTAAAAGATGAGTTAGAAAATTATAATGCAAAAATAGTTTATAAAAATATACTTCCAACACACGAGGTAAAAGAGAATAAAGTTTGTAGATGTCCTGAAATTTTAAAAGGAGTTGCAAAACCAACTGATTGTAAAATTTTTGGAACTGTATGTAATCCAGCAAACCCAATTGGTTCTTGTATGGTAAGTAGTGAGGGTGCTTGTAGTGCTTATTATAAATATGGGAATTTATTAAAATAA
- a CDS encoding HypC/HybG/HupF family hydrogenase formation chaperone: MCLSIPSKIKSIDKELNSCVVDTMGVERVASLDLIDEEVQIGDYVLIHIGFAMNKIDEEYALESLKLYEKIIEELEEEDRLVAIEDSQNCPNR; encoded by the coding sequence ATGTGTTTATCAATTCCATCAAAAATAAAAAGTATAGATAAAGAGTTAAATAGTTGTGTAGTTGATACTATGGGTGTTGAAAGAGTTGCTAGTTTGGATTTGATAGATGAAGAGGTACAAATAGGGGACTATGTGTTGATTCATATTGGATTTGCAATGAATAAAATAGATGAAGAGTATGCTTTGGAATCTCTCAAGCTTTATGAAAAGATAATAGAAGAGCTCGAGGAAGAAGATAGGTTAGTGGCTATTGAAGATTCCCAAAATTGTCCAAATAGATAA
- the hypB gene encoding hydrogenase nickel incorporation protein HypB, whose product MCKDCGCTIAGQEHNHHDHEHHHEHSHDHHHSHEHSHLNENIHHNPQLNDAKTISVIQKILDKNDHEARHNRAHFDNHKVLGINLMSSPGSGKTTLLEHIVDIADFKFAVVEGDLETSRDADRLKAKGIDAVQIQTGSACHLDAFMVHKGLHDLSLENIDVCFVENVGNLVCPASYDVGTHLNIVMVSIPEGEDKIAKYPVMFRSADLILFTKVDLLPHFEYDIEKEKTEARKLKPNVDILEVSIKDKQSLQNVIDWINFKRKMR is encoded by the coding sequence ATGTGTAAAGATTGCGGTTGTACAATAGCAGGACAAGAACATAATCATCATGATCATGAACATCATCACGAGCACTCTCATGATCATCATCATTCACATGAGCATTCTCATTTAAATGAGAATATACATCATAATCCACAGCTAAATGATGCAAAAACAATTTCTGTTATTCAAAAGATTTTAGATAAAAATGACCATGAAGCAAGACATAATAGAGCTCATTTTGATAATCATAAAGTTTTAGGAATAAATCTTATGTCGAGTCCTGGAAGTGGAAAAACTACGCTTTTGGAACATATAGTAGATATTGCAGATTTTAAATTTGCAGTTGTAGAGGGTGATTTAGAAACTTCAAGAGATGCAGATAGATTAAAAGCAAAAGGAATAGATGCTGTTCAGATACAAACAGGAAGTGCTTGTCATCTTGACGCATTTATGGTTCATAAAGGTTTACATGATCTATCTTTAGAAAATATTGATGTTTGTTTTGTGGAAAATGTTGGGAATTTAGTTTGTCCAGCATCTTATGATGTAGGAACTCATTTAAATATTGTTATGGTTTCAATTCCAGAAGGTGAAGATAAAATAGCAAAATATCCAGTTATGTTTAGAAGTGCTGATTTAATACTTTTTACAAAAGTTGATCTACTTCCGCACTTTGAATATGATATAGAAAAAGAGAAAACTGAAGCTAGAAAACTAAAACCAAATGTTGATATTTTGGAAGTTTCTATAAAAGATAAGCAATCACTTCAAAATGTTATTGATTGGATAAACTTTAAAAGAAAGATGAGATAA
- the hypF gene encoding carbamoyltransferase HypF, which translates to MINQKISIFGLVQGVGFRPFIYNLALKYNIKGCVKNDENGVEILAFAKIKDIEEFTKELRLNPPKLAKIIDINIQNLEFKKYDKFEIIASSNLNYGNKNALIYPDISICEECIDDISDKNSFRYNYALTNCINCGPRYSIIENTPYDREHISLKDFVLCEKCKAEFENPKNRRYHAQAISCEECGPTTFLYDKNQKMISKKIDAITQATQYIKDGKIVAIKGIAGFHIVCDATNCNAILKIREFKKRATKPFAVMFKDIEELKKYADFNKFEENILSSKERPIVLLKKKKNSKLSKQIAPNIELVGSFLPNSALHYLLFKNLEKPILATSANLKDEPIVTKKEDIFSKLSLLVDYVLDYNREIVNSCDDSIVQIVDEKIIKLRNSRGFSPNILQVENNFSKRVLSLGANQKSTFSIAFGNKIITTPYLGDLKSISSIENYKKTLHKFLNLYDFIPEIIVCDKHPKYETTKIAFEFLNKNEELNLVQVQHHYSHILAVLAEKSLKKDVLAFCFDGTGYGDDGNIWGGEVFIANQKEYKRVYHLKYFKLIGGELAIKEPKRVALSLLFDSYSLEEILSLPLEFLKIFEKNEIKNLYTIWQKSINSPLTSSFGRVFDAVCSLANILHIQEFEGQTGLYLENLYDENIKDSFSYELIDNIIDISPMIKELVFEKDKSSIASKFINTIADIIFDISNLNQELDIVLSGGVFQNRTLLKIVFEKLKDKELYIGENYSTNDENISLGQAFFTLENK; encoded by the coding sequence ATGATAAATCAAAAAATATCTATTTTTGGATTGGTTCAAGGTGTTGGTTTTCGACCATTTATCTATAATTTAGCATTAAAATACAATATAAAAGGTTGTGTTAAAAATGATGAAAATGGAGTTGAAATCCTTGCTTTTGCAAAGATAAAAGATATAGAAGAGTTTACAAAAGAGCTTAGATTAAATCCACCAAAATTAGCAAAAATAATTGATATAAACATTCAGAATTTAGAGTTTAAAAAGTATGATAAATTTGAAATTATAGCTAGCTCGAATTTAAATTATGGAAATAAAAATGCTCTTATTTACCCTGATATCTCTATTTGTGAAGAATGTATAGATGATATTTCTGATAAAAATAGTTTTAGATATAACTATGCTTTAACAAACTGTATAAATTGTGGACCAAGGTACTCAATTATTGAAAATACTCCTTATGATAGAGAACACATCTCTTTAAAAGATTTTGTCTTATGTGAAAAATGCAAAGCTGAGTTTGAAAACCCTAAAAATAGAAGATATCATGCACAAGCAATATCTTGTGAAGAGTGTGGACCAACTACTTTTTTATATGATAAAAATCAAAAAATGATATCTAAAAAAATAGATGCTATAACTCAAGCAACACAATATATAAAAGATGGAAAAATTGTAGCTATTAAAGGTATAGCAGGTTTTCATATTGTTTGTGATGCAACAAATTGTAATGCTATATTAAAAATAAGAGAGTTTAAAAAAAGAGCTACAAAACCTTTTGCTGTGATGTTTAAAGATATAGAAGAGTTAAAAAAGTATGCAGATTTTAATAAATTTGAAGAGAATATCTTAAGTTCAAAAGAGAGACCAATAGTTTTATTGAAAAAGAAAAAAAACAGTAAATTATCAAAGCAAATAGCTCCAAATATAGAACTTGTTGGTTCTTTTTTACCAAATAGTGCTTTACACTATCTTCTATTTAAAAATTTAGAAAAACCAATCTTGGCAACAAGTGCAAATTTGAAAGATGAGCCAATAGTTACAAAAAAAGAGGATATCTTTTCAAAACTATCTTTACTTGTTGATTATGTGCTTGATTATAATAGAGAAATAGTAAATAGTTGTGATGATTCAATAGTTCAAATCGTAGATGAAAAAATAATAAAGCTTAGAAATAGTAGAGGTTTCTCTCCAAATATATTGCAAGTAGAAAATAATTTTTCAAAAAGAGTTTTAAGCTTAGGAGCTAATCAAAAATCTACTTTTAGTATAGCTTTTGGAAATAAAATTATAACAACACCATATTTAGGAGATTTAAAATCAATATCTTCAATAGAAAACTATAAGAAAACTCTTCATAAATTTCTTAATTTATATGATTTTATACCTGAAATTATAGTTTGTGATAAACATCCAAAATATGAGACCACAAAAATTGCTTTTGAGTTTTTAAATAAAAATGAAGAATTGAATTTAGTTCAAGTTCAACATCATTATTCTCATATTTTAGCTGTTTTAGCAGAAAAATCTTTAAAAAAAGATGTTTTGGCATTTTGTTTTGATGGAACAGGATATGGTGATGATGGAAATATTTGGGGTGGAGAAGTTTTTATAGCAAATCAAAAAGAGTATAAAAGAGTTTATCATCTAAAATATTTTAAACTTATAGGTGGAGAATTAGCTATAAAAGAGCCAAAAAGAGTCGCTTTGTCATTACTTTTTGATAGCTATTCACTAGAGGAAATTTTATCTTTACCTTTGGAATTTCTAAAAATATTTGAAAAAAATGAGATAAAAAATCTATATACAATTTGGCAAAAAAGTATAAATTCACCACTTACAAGCTCTTTTGGAAGAGTCTTTGATGCAGTTTGTTCACTTGCTAATATTCTTCATATTCAAGAGTTTGAAGGACAAACAGGTCTTTATTTAGAAAATTTATATGATGAAAATATCAAAGATAGTTTCTCTTATGAGCTGATTGATAATATTATAGATATTTCACCAATGATAAAAGAGCTAGTGTTTGAAAAAGATAAAAGCTCTATTGCTTCAAAATTTATAAATACTATTGCAGATATAATTTTTGATATCTCAAATTTAAATCAAGAATTAGATATTGTTTTAAGTGGTGGAGTGTTTCAGAATAGAACTTTACTTAAAATTGTGTTTGAAAAATTAAAAGATAAAGAGCTTTATATAGGTGAAAATTATAGTACAAATGATGAGAATATATCTTTAGGACAAGCTTTTTTTACTCTTGAAAATAAATAG
- a CDS encoding HyaD/HybD family hydrogenase maturation endopeptidase has product MNILILGIGNILFQDEGIGAHFIHYLDEKYEFKSSNNSISLVDGGTLAQRLIPLIVKYDEVLVVDCIDSLNSKAGDVFFFDYRKVPSEINWQGSAHEVEMLQTLNMIEMNDDLPRTHILGVIPKRVADDTTFDLSSEIIEATKVMEKSVIEYLSKLDVEVKKIKDISIEEIAMISFKRDIKNGPRV; this is encoded by the coding sequence ATGAATATCTTAATTTTAGGAATAGGAAATATCCTATTCCAAGATGAGGGAATTGGAGCACATTTTATTCACTATTTAGATGAAAAGTATGAGTTCAAATCTTCAAATAATAGTATAAGTTTAGTTGATGGTGGAACTTTGGCTCAAAGACTTATTCCTTTAATTGTTAAATATGATGAAGTTTTAGTGGTTGATTGTATTGATTCTTTAAACTCAAAAGCTGGAGATGTTTTCTTCTTTGATTATAGAAAAGTTCCATCAGAGATAAACTGGCAAGGAAGTGCTCACGAAGTTGAAATGCTTCAAACTTTAAATATGATTGAAATGAATGATGATTTACCAAGAACTCATATTTTGGGAGTTATTCCTAAAAGAGTTGCAGATGATACTACATTTGATTTAAGTAGTGAAATAATTGAAGCTACAAAAGTTATGGAAAAGAGTGTAATAGAGTATCTTTCTAAATTAGATGTAGAAGTAAAAAAAATAAAAGATATTAGCATAGAAGAGATAGCTATGATTTCATTTAAAAGAGATATAAAAAATGGTCCTAGAGTTTAA
- the cybH gene encoding Ni/Fe-hydrogenase, b-type cytochrome subunit, giving the protein MIKKHYEYSVWLRITHWLRVLSITALTFTGFYLAFPFIAPALNGGEPTNFLNALMRSWHIIFGFLLICVTIGKMYLFFFDKESKNERASFWDFISPKMWIKQIKYYILIGEHTKLKGLYNPLQFIAYSTVYISLIFISLTGLILYIHVYHEGLGGFLYDILRPIEVLMGGLALVRELHHIFMWIFLIFLPIHIYLVVFNSIYGKKGDMDSIISGYKWEDDHK; this is encoded by the coding sequence ATGATAAAAAAACATTATGAATACTCTGTATGGCTTAGAATTACACACTGGCTTAGAGTTTTATCTATAACGGCTCTTACTTTTACAGGATTTTATTTAGCTTTTCCATTTATAGCACCAGCTTTAAATGGAGGAGAACCAACAAATTTCTTAAATGCTTTAATGAGAAGTTGGCATATAATTTTTGGATTTTTACTAATTTGTGTAACTATTGGAAAAATGTATCTTTTTTTCTTTGATAAAGAGAGTAAAAATGAAAGAGCTTCATTTTGGGATTTTATATCTCCAAAAATGTGGATAAAACAGATTAAATATTATATTTTAATAGGTGAACATACTAAATTAAAAGGACTTTATAATCCACTACAATTTATTGCTTATTCAACAGTATATATATCTTTGATATTTATATCTTTAACTGGATTGATTTTATATATACATGTTTATCATGAGGGATTAGGTGGATTTTTATATGATATTTTAAGACCAATTGAGGTTTTAATGGGTGGTTTAGCTTTAGTTAGAGAACTTCATCATATTTTTATGTGGATATTTTTAATATTTCTACCTATACATATTTATTTGGTTGTTTTCAACTCAATTTATGGAAAAAAAGGGGATATGGATTCAATTATCTCAGGATATAAATGGGAAGATGATCATAAATGA
- a CDS encoding nickel-dependent hydrogenase large subunit yields MSNKRVIIDPITRIEGHLRVEVEVDENNVIQKAYSSSTLWRGLETIVKNRDPRDAGFLMQRICGVCTYSHYRAGIEAVENALGIVPPLNAKLTRSLMSMALFMHDHVVHFYHLHGLDWVDIVSALDADEKKASNEAFKYADFPISTGENDLKKVKTRVKEFVEKGQLGPFANAYWGHKTYRLSAEQNLILLSHYLKALEVQRDLAKLMAIFGGKQPHPQSLSVGGVTCIMDLLDPSRMGEYLTLFKNAAEFIENAYHADIVMAASVYKDELSVTQEAGVMNFMANQEVMLNKTEFLFDSGIIFDGDLSKVFDINEDLITEEATHAWYENDEALHPYDGKTNPLYTGLKDMKTVGMNKELVDSKVLDVKGKYSWIKSPRYDGKAMEVGPLACILVSYARGNKRVVPIVDEFLAKTGLPKSALFTALGRTAARMLQVKTIAKHGLETFNTLIENLKVDEETFTSYKIDKNKEYKGRYLGDVPRGMLSHWVRIKNGVIENYQAVVPSTWNAGPIDAKGQMGPYEANLVGLKVQDISQPLEIIRIIHSFDPCIACAVHVMDQKGNDLGTYKVDPLYGFSCNS; encoded by the coding sequence GTGTCAAATAAAAGAGTTATAATAGACCCAATTACAAGAATAGAGGGACATTTAAGAGTTGAAGTTGAAGTTGATGAAAATAATGTGATTCAAAAAGCTTATTCATCTTCAACTTTATGGAGAGGATTAGAGACAATAGTAAAAAATAGAGATCCAAGAGATGCAGGTTTTTTAATGCAAAGAATTTGTGGAGTTTGTACATATTCTCATTATAGAGCAGGAATTGAGGCTGTTGAAAATGCTTTAGGAATAGTACCTCCTTTAAATGCAAAACTTACAAGAAGTTTAATGTCAATGGCACTTTTTATGCATGATCATGTTGTTCATTTCTATCATCTTCATGGGCTTGATTGGGTTGATATTGTATCAGCTCTTGATGCAGATGAAAAAAAAGCTTCAAATGAAGCGTTTAAATATGCAGATTTCCCAATATCAACAGGTGAAAATGATTTAAAAAAAGTTAAAACAAGAGTAAAAGAGTTTGTTGAAAAAGGACAATTAGGACCATTTGCAAATGCATATTGGGGACATAAAACTTATAGATTATCTGCTGAACAAAATTTAATCTTATTATCACACTATTTAAAAGCATTAGAAGTTCAAAGAGATTTAGCAAAACTTATGGCTATTTTTGGTGGAAAGCAACCACATCCTCAAAGTTTAAGTGTAGGTGGAGTTACATGTATTATGGATCTCTTAGATCCTTCAAGAATGGGGGAATACCTAACACTATTTAAAAATGCAGCAGAGTTTATAGAAAATGCTTATCATGCAGATATCGTAATGGCAGCTAGTGTTTATAAAGATGAGTTATCAGTTACGCAAGAGGCTGGAGTTATGAACTTTATGGCTAATCAAGAAGTTATGTTAAATAAGACAGAGTTTTTATTTGATTCGGGAATTATTTTTGATGGAGATTTATCAAAAGTATTTGATATAAATGAAGATTTAATAACAGAAGAAGCAACTCATGCTTGGTATGAAAATGATGAAGCACTTCATCCTTATGATGGTAAAACAAATCCTTTATATACAGGATTAAAAGATATGAAAACTGTTGGAATGAATAAAGAGCTTGTAGATTCAAAAGTCTTAGATGTAAAAGGTAAATATTCATGGATAAAATCTCCAAGATATGATGGAAAAGCTATGGAAGTTGGACCACTTGCTTGTATTTTAGTATCTTATGCAAGAGGAAATAAAAGAGTAGTTCCAATAGTTGATGAATTTTTAGCTAAAACAGGTTTACCAAAAAGTGCATTATTTACTGCTCTAGGAAGAACAGCTGCTAGAATGCTTCAAGTAAAAACTATTGCAAAACATGGATTAGAAACATTTAATACTTTAATAGAAAATTTAAAAGTAGATGAAGAGACTTTTACATCTTACAAAATAGATAAAAACAAAGAGTATAAAGGTAGATATTTAGGAGATGTTCCAAGAGGAATGTTATCTCATTGGGTAAGAATAAAAAATGGAGTTATTGAAAATTATCAAGCTGTTGTTCCTTCAACTTGGAATGCAGGACCAATTGATGCAAAAGGACAAATGGGACCTTATGAAGCAAATTTAGTTGGTTTAAAAGTTCAAGATATTTCTCAACCACTTGAAATTATTAGAATTATTCATAGTTTTGACCCTTGTATTGCATGTGCTGTTCATGTTATGGATCAAAAAGGTAATGATTTAGGAACATACAAAGTAGATCCATTATATGGTTTTTCTTGCAATAGTTAA
- a CDS encoding hydrogenase small subunit, whose protein sequence is MKNSELYEKLSNRLIGLEALEGFKEEKSLTTHLEEKGVSRRDFMKWAAAMTAMLALPSSFSPLIAKAATLSDRLPIIWLHMAECTGCSESLLRTDAPTIDSLIFDYISLEYHETLMAASGWQAEHNLETAIEKYKGRYILMVEGGIPTGENASFLTIGGHGKTGEQSAIEASNNALAIFAIGTCSAFGGIQAAHPNPTGAQALSKVTDKHVINVPGCPPSEKNIVGTLLHYILYGTLPALDAYNRPKWAYGLRIHDLCERRGHFDAGEFVEEFGDEGAKQGYCLYKVGCKGPYTFNNCSKNKFNSHMSWPIQAGHGCIGCSEPNFWDTMGPLEEPLANRLYNTIFKGLGADATADKIGVGLLTLTGIGIAAHAAISKYKNPKDSQGE, encoded by the coding sequence TTGAAGAATAGTGAACTTTATGAAAAATTATCTAATCGATTAATTGGTTTAGAAGCTTTAGAAGGTTTTAAAGAAGAAAAGTCTTTAACTACACACTTAGAAGAAAAAGGTGTATCAAGAAGGGATTTTATGAAGTGGGCAGCTGCTATGACAGCTATGTTAGCTCTTCCTTCAAGCTTTTCTCCTTTAATTGCAAAAGCAGCGACTTTAAGTGATAGGTTGCCTATTATCTGGTTACATATGGCTGAGTGTACAGGATGTAGTGAATCTTTACTTAGAACAGATGCTCCTACAATTGATTCACTTATTTTTGATTATATCTCTTTAGAATATCATGAAACTTTGATGGCGGCTTCTGGTTGGCAAGCTGAACACAATCTTGAAACAGCTATTGAAAAATATAAGGGAAGATATATTTTAATGGTTGAGGGTGGAATACCAACAGGGGAAAATGCTTCTTTTTTAACAATTGGAGGTCATGGAAAAACAGGAGAACAGTCAGCAATCGAAGCATCTAATAATGCTTTAGCAATATTTGCAATAGGAACTTGTTCTGCTTTTGGAGGGATTCAAGCAGCTCATCCAAATCCAACAGGAGCTCAAGCCTTATCAAAAGTTACAGATAAACATGTAATAAATGTTCCAGGGTGTCCACCAAGTGAGAAAAATATAGTTGGAACATTACTTCATTATATACTTTATGGAACTTTACCAGCACTTGATGCTTATAACAGACCAAAATGGGCTTATGGATTAAGAATTCATGACTTATGTGAAAGAAGAGGGCACTTTGATGCAGGTGAGTTTGTTGAAGAGTTTGGAGATGAAGGGGCTAAACAAGGTTACTGTTTATATAAAGTAGGATGTAAAGGACCATATACATTTAATAACTGTTCAAAGAATAAATTCAACTCTCATATGTCTTGGCCAATTCAAGCTGGGCATGGATGTATTGGTTGTAGTGAACCAAATTTCTGGGATACAATGGGACCACTTGAAGAACCACTTGCAAATAGATTGTACAATACAATATTTAAAGGTTTAGGGGCAGATGCAACAGCTGATAAAATAGGAGTTGGATTATTGACTCTTACAGGAATTGGAATTGCAGCACATGCAGCTATTTCAAAGTATAAAAATCCAAAAGATTCACAAGGAGAATAA
- the truA gene encoding tRNA pseudouridine(38-40) synthase TruA: MNLKFTISYDGSAFLGSQKQPNKSTVEDELLKVFKALNISTKIILSGRTDRDVHATKQVFNCEIPDFWEDLIKLREVINRRVVQSIKILKIEKVNDDFHSRFSAKRRTYRYLITTKNTNPFNQKYITYVKSVDEELLKEAIKEFIGIYDFKYFHKTGSEKEQTKREVFDTKFYKYRDIYVFKFTANSYLRSQIRLMVGFLLAINEKKLSIEDLKDQLRVKKHIFKTPVVPNGLYLTKIDY; this comes from the coding sequence TTGAATTTAAAGTTTACTATCTCTTATGATGGAAGTGCTTTTTTGGGAAGTCAAAAACAGCCAAATAAGAGTACAGTTGAAGATGAACTTCTAAAAGTCTTTAAAGCTTTAAATATTAGTACAAAAATTATTCTAAGTGGAAGAACAGATAGAGATGTTCACGCAACAAAGCAAGTATTCAATTGTGAAATACCAGATTTCTGGGAAGATTTAATTAAATTAAGAGAAGTTATAAATAGAAGAGTAGTTCAAAGTATAAAGATTTTGAAAATAGAAAAAGTAAATGATGATTTTCATTCAAGATTTTCTGCAAAGAGAAGAACTTATAGATATCTAATAACAACAAAGAATACAAATCCTTTTAACCAAAAATATATAACTTATGTAAAAAGTGTTGATGAAGAACTTTTAAAAGAGGCAATAAAAGAGTTTATTGGTATCTATGATTTTAAATATTTTCATAAAACAGGAAGCGAAAAAGAACAAACAAAAAGAGAAGTTTTTGATACAAAATTTTATAAATATAGAGATATTTATGTTTTTAAATTTACAGCAAACTCATATTTAAGATCTCAAATAAGATTAATGGTTGGATTTTTACTAGCAATTAATGAGAAAAAATTAAGTATTGAAGATTTAAAAGATCAATTAAGAGTTAAAAAACATATATTTAAAACTCCAGTAGTTCCCAATGGATTGTATTTGACTAAAATCGATTATTGA
- a CDS encoding LptF/LptG family permease produces MRLNRYLHTQLSLTFFPIFLGLFFITSVVFLVKLASLTSVITMSLRELIVLFSYSIPQIIFYTLPITFFISLAISVGKLSSEYELTVITSFGLNPLKVLKIFLPITVLMTAILLVISLGLIPKTKYLTKTFMDFKKKEANFNIKESEFGQKFGDWLIYISSKDDKTYKDVKLFKTEKDKEQFIISEQAHLINQDGNLSFKLESGKVFIIDHKEFNQIDYENMYINDTIENSNYEDFKNSYKFWKSNLKKNKDLDDFTFFILTSIFPLISLFLVVVFGYFNPRYEKNKTTAFAVLAVVLYYILIKYIGDNFLLHAIYIIPLIWIIASYILYSTTIKKEY; encoded by the coding sequence TTGAGATTAAACAGATATTTACATACACAACTTAGCCTTACATTTTTTCCTATATTTTTAGGACTATTTTTTATAACTTCAGTTGTATTCTTAGTAAAACTTGCTAGTCTTACATCTGTAATTACAATGAGTTTACGGGAATTAATAGTTCTATTCTCTTACTCAATTCCACAAATTATTTTTTATACTTTACCAATTACTTTTTTTATTTCACTTGCTATTAGTGTTGGTAAATTATCAAGTGAGTATGAACTTACTGTTATTACATCTTTTGGACTAAATCCTTTAAAAGTATTAAAAATATTTTTACCAATAACAGTTTTAATGACAGCTATTCTTTTAGTTATATCTTTAGGATTAATTCCAAAAACGAAATATCTTACAAAAACATTTATGGATTTTAAGAAAAAAGAGGCAAACTTTAATATAAAAGAGAGTGAATTTGGACAAAAGTTTGGAGATTGGCTTATTTATATCTCTTCAAAAGATGATAAAACATATAAAGATGTAAAACTATTTAAAACAGAAAAAGATAAAGAGCAATTTATTATAAGTGAACAAGCACACTTAATAAATCAAGATGGAAACCTTAGTTTTAAACTTGAAAGTGGAAAAGTTTTTATAATTGATCATAAAGAGTTTAATCAAATTGATTATGAAAATATGTATATAAATGACACAATAGAAAATTCAAATTATGAAGATTTTAAAAATAGTTATAAGTTTTGGAAAAGTAATTTAAAGAAGAATAAAGATCTTGATGATTTTACTTTTTTTATATTAACTTCAATTTTTCCTTTGATCTCTCTGTTTTTAGTTGTTGTTTTTGGATATTTTAATCCAAGATATGAAAAAAACAAAACAACAGCTTTTGCAGTTTTAGCAGTTGTTTTATACTATATATTAATAAAGTATATTGGAGATAACTTTCTTTTACACGCAATATATATTATTCCACTTATTTGGATAATAGCTAGTTATATTTTATATAGTACAACAATCAAAAAAGAGTATTAA